In a genomic window of Spiroplasma melliferum:
- a CDS encoding ABC-type cobalt transport system ATP-binding protein, giving the protein MAKKTKKINAKLKKLNDISLKLTDVEFRYRENHPNAVDGVSFEINHGEYVTIIGHNGSGKSTISKIIIGVLRPQKGKIEVFGNEVHSSTITGIRKFLGIVFQNPDNQFIGSTVRDDIAFGLENRQIPQKEMQAIIDKAAAKVGMNNFLDHEPLMLSGGQKQRVAIASALALSPDIIIFDEATSMLDPKGRKEIKQIMVELKESREKTIISITHDMDEILNADKVIVMNKGQMVKCGKPHEILYDEEFLKSIHLDVPFVSKVVDSLRLNGLEVKNTLDLRELVDEICQK; this is encoded by the coding sequence ATGGCAAAAAAAACAAAAAAAATAAATGCAAAGTTAAAGAAACTAAATGATATTTCATTAAAATTAACTGATGTTGAATTTCGCTATAGGGAAAATCATCCTAATGCTGTTGATGGAGTTAGTTTTGAAATTAACCATGGGGAATATGTTACAATCATTGGTCATAATGGTAGTGGAAAATCAACAATTAGTAAAATTATTATCGGTGTTTTACGTCCACAAAAAGGGAAAATTGAAGTTTTTGGTAATGAGGTTCATTCATCAACAATTACAGGAATTCGAAAATTTTTAGGGATTGTGTTTCAAAATCCAGATAATCAATTTATTGGATCAACAGTTCGTGATGATATCGCATTTGGCCTTGAAAATCGGCAAATTCCACAAAAAGAAATGCAAGCAATTATTGATAAAGCTGCTGCAAAAGTTGGCATGAATAATTTTCTTGACCATGAACCATTAATGCTATCAGGAGGACAAAAACAGCGAGTTGCAATTGCTTCAGCACTAGCATTATCACCAGATATTATTATTTTTGATGAAGCAACAAGTATGTTAGATCCAAAAGGGCGAAAAGAAATTAAACAAATTATGGTTGAATTGAAAGAATCACGTGAGAAAACAATTATTTCAATTACGCATGATATGGACGAAATCTTAAATGCTGATAAAGTGATTGTTATGAATAAAGGCCAAATGGTTAAATGTGGTAAACCACATGAAATTTTGTATGATGAAGAATTTTTAAAATCAATTCATTTAGATGTGCCTTTTGTTTCAAAAGTCGTTGATAGTTTACGCTTAAATGGTTTAGAAGTGAAAAATACACTAGATCTTAGAGAGTTGGTGGATGAGATATGTCAAAAGTAA
- a CDS encoding ABC-type cobalt transport system ATP-binding protein has translation MSKVKKQPKIEALQNVDITFTDVSYVYAPKTPYEYTSLQDINVVIKPGKITAIIGSTGSGKSTLIQHINGLLIPTTGVVDANGFIIKAKQKRIKNIKQLRKSIGLVFQFPEYQLFEETIEKDIMFGPVHLGESKEVARENAKKYLEMVGLPLNYLERSPFDLSGGQKRRVAIAGILAMEGNTLILDEPTAGLDPEGEEDFIKLFQRINKEQNKRIILVTHNMDHVLEIADEVIALKEGRILKVGTPFEIFKDKNLLQELLIEPPKIYHLIYQLQEKGLDLTNVNIRNINQLAKEIIQHKEQKRKG, from the coding sequence ATGTCAAAAGTAAAAAAACAACCTAAAATTGAAGCATTACAAAATGTTGATATTACATTTACAGATGTGTCTTATGTTTATGCTCCTAAAACGCCTTATGAATATACTTCATTGCAAGATATTAATGTTGTTATTAAACCTGGGAAAATTACTGCTATTATTGGGTCAACAGGAAGTGGAAAATCAACTTTAATTCAACATATCAATGGTTTATTAATTCCAACCACGGGAGTTGTTGATGCAAATGGCTTTATTATTAAAGCAAAACAAAAACGAATTAAAAATATTAAACAATTACGAAAATCAATTGGTTTAGTGTTTCAGTTTCCAGAATATCAATTGTTTGAAGAAACAATCGAAAAAGATATTATGTTTGGTCCAGTTCACTTAGGTGAAAGTAAAGAAGTTGCTCGAGAAAATGCCAAAAAATACTTAGAAATGGTTGGCTTACCATTAAACTATTTAGAACGTTCACCGTTTGATTTATCAGGAGGGCAAAAACGCCGGGTTGCCATTGCAGGGATTTTAGCAATGGAGGGTAATACTTTAATTTTAGATGAACCAACCGCTGGGTTAGATCCTGAGGGTGAAGAAGATTTTATTAAGTTATTTCAACGGATTAATAAAGAACAAAATAAACGGATTATTTTAGTAACTCATAATATGGATCATGTTTTAGAAATTGCTGATGAAGTTATTGCTTTAAAAGAAGGGCGAATTTTAAAAGTTGGAACACCATTTGAAATTTTTAAGGATAAAAATTTATTACAAGAATTGTTAATTGAACCACCAAAAATTTATCATTTAATTTATCAATTGCAAGAAAAAGGTCTTGACTTAACAAATGTTAATATTCGGAATATTAACCAATTAGCAAAAGAAATTATTCAGCATAAAGAACAAAAAAGAAAGGGATAA
- a CDS encoding ABC-type cobalt transport system permease protein, with protein sequence MRLSFGRYIAYNSPIHRMDPRVKLFMLLSLMISIFFSTGFTGYAILGMTIFSLFFLAKLPPRLLRALLKPILFMFIILLLINCFLVTDGYIGWHWGGKTTATGPVAVGGKSWFAFSEKAIFNALYMACRIYLMILITTILTATTQPLDLTLALEDLLSPLKLVRFPVHILSTIISIALRMIPTLIEEAGRIMKAQASRGVDFKNGHFKDKIKSTTALIIPLLVSAFQKAEDLAYAMDARGYDPHAKRTRYRHYRIHFPDVLLFIFGVGIASIIIAQSVTMGQYETFYEVWHWDNDSNGWIFGKIKTGFLQIRIPHIDEFVLGW encoded by the coding sequence ATGCGCTTATCATTTGGACGTTATATTGCTTATAATTCCCCGATTCATCGAATGGATCCACGGGTAAAATTATTTATGTTGTTATCATTGATGATATCAATCTTTTTTTCAACTGGTTTTACCGGTTATGCTATTTTGGGAATGACAATTTTTAGTTTGTTCTTTTTAGCAAAATTACCACCAAGGTTATTACGAGCATTACTAAAACCAATTTTATTTATGTTTATTATTTTGTTGTTAATTAATTGTTTTTTAGTCACTGATGGTTATATTGGATGACATTGAGGTGGGAAAACAACAGCAACAGGCCCTGTTGCTGTGGGAGGAAAAAGTTGATTTGCTTTTTCCGAAAAAGCTATTTTTAATGCCCTTTACATGGCGTGCCGGATTTATTTAATGATTTTAATTACAACAATTTTAACGGCAACAACACAACCATTAGATTTAACCTTAGCGTTAGAAGATTTATTAAGTCCATTAAAACTAGTTCGTTTTCCAGTCCATATTTTATCAACAATTATTTCAATTGCCTTACGAATGATTCCAACTTTAATTGAAGAAGCAGGGCGGATTATGAAAGCGCAAGCCTCGCGTGGGGTTGATTTTAAGAATGGTCATTTTAAAGATAAAATTAAGTCGACAACAGCTTTAATTATCCCATTATTAGTATCAGCATTTCAAAAAGCTGAAGATTTAGCATATGCAATGGATGCCCGCGGTTATGACCCACATGCAAAACGAACACGTTATCGTCATTATCGGATTCATTTTCCTGATGTGTTATTATTTATTTTTGGGGTTGGGATTGCTAGCATTATTATTGCTCAATCAGTAACGATGGGGCAATATGAAACCTTTTATGAAGTTTGACATTGAGATAATGATTCCAATGGATGAATATTTGGTAAAATTAAAACAGGATTTTTACAAATTCGTATTCCACATATTGATGAATTTGTTTTAGGGTGATAA
- a CDS encoding tRNA pseudouridine synthase A — MLYLLLSIEYDGYDYSGWVKQKNARTIQGELEKAFFGICHQKIWTLGASKTDAGVHASDQKVLVKLPFQPQHLVFFIKTVSKTLPPNINIKGYQLVSENFSVRTAKVKEYVYTINDQEYDLFNHRYELKVNTPLNVRKLHQISQIFVGTHDFGYFAGVKPTENIVTQRTINKIWVKRNKAKKIEIHFMGKSFIRYQIRMLTQNILACYAGKVSLSELQAQLKHPPQGATTKYCAKPYGLCLKKIKY, encoded by the coding sequence ATGTTATATTTATTATTAAGTATTGAATATGATGGTTATGATTATAGTGGCTGAGTTAAACAAAAAAATGCTCGAACAATTCAGGGTGAATTGGAGAAAGCATTTTTTGGCATTTGTCATCAAAAAATTTGAACTTTAGGTGCTAGTAAAACTGATGCTGGTGTACATGCTTCTGACCAAAAGGTATTAGTAAAACTACCATTTCAACCACAACATTTAGTTTTTTTTATTAAAACTGTTAGTAAAACTTTACCACCAAATATTAATATTAAAGGATATCAGCTTGTTTCAGAAAATTTTAGTGTTCGAACTGCAAAAGTAAAAGAATATGTTTATACAATTAATGATCAAGAGTATGATCTTTTTAATCATCGTTATGAACTTAAAGTTAATACACCATTAAATGTTAGAAAGTTACATCAAATTAGTCAAATTTTTGTTGGAACACATGATTTTGGATATTTTGCAGGGGTTAAACCAACCGAAAATATTGTAACACAACGAACAATTAATAAGATTTGAGTTAAACGAAACAAGGCAAAAAAAATTGAAATTCATTTTATGGGGAAAAGTTTTATTCGTTATCAAATTCGAATGTTAACACAAAATATTTTAGCTTGTTATGCTGGTAAAGTTAGTTTAAGTGAATTGCAAGCACAGTTAAAACATCCTCCTCAAGGAGCAACAACAAAGTATTGTGCAAAACCATATGGTTTATGTTTGAAAAAAATAAAATATTAA
- a CDS encoding 50S ribosomal protein L9, with the protein MKVILIKEVKGKGKVNDVIEVADGYAKNYLIKEGFAIPTTSANLAKLNIVLSQQAAQEAATKASLEELKTALEQLTLNFKLKVHNNKTFGSISLTQIEDRLAKEFNLKIDKKKFIDNNNLTSFGLHYLKIKLAPNIIATLKVMVEKKES; encoded by the coding sequence ATGAAAGTTATTTTAATTAAAGAAGTTAAAGGAAAAGGCAAAGTTAATGATGTAATTGAAGTTGCTGATGGATATGCAAAAAATTATTTAATTAAAGAAGGTTTCGCAATTCCAACAACTTCTGCTAATTTAGCTAAGTTAAATATTGTTTTATCACAACAAGCAGCACAAGAGGCAGCTACAAAAGCTTCTTTAGAAGAATTAAAAACAGCATTAGAACAATTAACATTGAATTTTAAACTAAAAGTTCATAATAATAAAACGTTTGGTTCTATTTCTTTAACACAAATTGAAGATCGATTAGCGAAAGAATTTAACTTAAAAATTGATAAAAAGAAATTTATTGATAATAATAATTTAACAAGTTTTGGATTACATTACTTAAAAATTAAATTAGCTCCAAATATAATTGCAACATTAAAAGTGATGGTAGAAAAAAAGGAGAGTTAA